The DNA window CTTGTAACCTACGAATAGCAGCGCCATCTAGTGGTCACGCCACTACGATTCAGTCGTCGCAGTCCTGTCTGGCGGTGTCTCTTCACAATCAGAATTTCATTTGATTGGCTTTCCTGAGACAGGAAACGCAATCGCTGTGTCCGGGGTTTAGACAGCCAGGCACGAGCGATGCGAAGGAGCTGCTCGATGATCGCCTATTTCCTTCTCGTTCACCGCTATCCGGCACAGTTCAAACGCTTGTTCACGGCGATTTATCTTCCGGGCAATCAGTACGTCGTCCATGTCGACAAGAGCTCTGGCGAAGAACTCGAACGCGATATTTCGGCCTTTCTCAAACCCTATCAGGGAGCCGAATTGCTCGAGTCACGAGATGCCCTGTGGGGCGGCTATAGTCTCGTGGAGGCTGAGCTTAGAGGGATGACGCGTCTGCTCGAAATGGACAGCCAGTGGAGCCACTATATCAACCTTTCCGGGCAGGATTTTCCGCTCAAGAGCCAAAATTACATCCGCCAGTTTTTCGCCGCCAATCCCGGCAAGCAGTTCATACGTGCGCTCGATCAGGCAAAAGAGCGTCCCGACACGATGAACCGCATCAGCCACATGTTCATTGAGGAACATGGGAAGATGACAGCGACCGGCGTGGCGCGCCCATACATGCTTGGCGACACGCCATTTATCGGCACGCAATGGAAAGCCGTAACCCGCAGCTTCTGCGAATATGTCTGCCATGATCGGCGAGTAGATCGCTTCAAGGTCTTCTACCGCAACAGCTTTATTGCAGATGAAGCGTTCTTTCAGACCGTGATGATGAACAGCGCTGGCCACGGAATTGTGATGAACGATGATCTGCGAATGATCGATTGGGTGCCCGATGGCGACATCAAGCTGCGTCCGCGCAATTATGAAGAGAGCGATTTCGAAGAATTGCGGTGCAGCACCGATCTCTTTGCGCGCAAATTTGATGCCGAACACGAGACCGAAATCCTCTCGCTGCTCGAAAACCACATCGCATCTCCGGCTGCTGACCAATACCGCGCTCCCGGAAAGACGCCAAGGATGCCCCTGTCATCACCTTTGAGTGATCGCGAATTGATCGACGCCTAAACCTTGATTGCAGCCCCCAATACCACCCGTTGAGAGGAATATCCGATGGCAAAATCGCAGAAGAAATCGAATCGCGAAATTCGCAAGCCGAAGGCTGAAAAGGTGAAAACCAATGCTTCGAAGCCGACGCAGAAAGCAGGGGTCGTTCGCGGCCTAGAGCACATGAGTTCAGGTCGCGAGAAGTAACAGTCTGTGCACTTCAGTGCAGCGAATTGGCGCTGCACAGGCCCGTCAACTGAAACTCCCCCTAAACCACCCTTTGTCCATATCGCCGCCAAGGCTGCCGAAGCATGGAGGATGGAGGCTCCGCGGGCTACCGAACGAGAAGCAAATCAACCCACTGCACTGAGCAGAGACGATACGGTTTGCTCGCCAACATGCCGAAGCGGCGATTGAAGATAGGAAGCGACCTCAAAATTAGACGATTATCTTGAAATTGGGATCATCGCACTGGAAACTGACGGTCTAAGGGCGGCCCTATCCCAGACGCGGAGGGTTGAGCTCAGGGAACGTCCGCCATGGGGTGGTTAGCGGAATGTCCGCTATCGCTTTTAATGAGTGAGGGCTGCTCAACAAGGGCGCGCGCTAGCCCGCTCTAATGCCGCCCGAAGAGCTTCTCGACATCGTCCATCGACAGCTTCACCCAGGTCGGTCGGCCGTGATTGCATTGGCCGGAGCGCGGGGTGCGTTCCATTTCGCGCAGCAGGGCGTTCATCTCGTCGACGCGGAGCACGCGGCCGGCGCGGACCGAGCCGTGGCAGGCCATAGTGGCGAGGACGAGGTCCAGCTTTTCGCCCAGCAACAGGGCTTCACCGTGCTTGGCGATGTCGTCGGCAATGTCGCGCACCAGGGCTTCGGGCTTTGCCTTTTTGAGGGCGGCGGGCATGGCGCGCACCAGCATGGCTTCGGGGCCGAAGCGCTCCATCACCAGGCCGAGTTCGCCCATCTTGTCAATCGCGCTTTCGAGGCGGTCGCAATCGGCTTCGTCGAGCTCGATCACATCGGGCATCAGCAGCGGCTGCGATTGCGCCATCTTGGCCTCCGCCCCCGCCGCCTTGAGCCGTTCAAGCGTCAGGCGTTCATGCGCCGCGTGCTGATCGACCAGCACCAGCCCATCGCTGGCTTCGGCGACGATATAGGTGTTAGCGACCTGCCCGCGCGCGATGCCGAGTGGGTAATCCTGATCCGCCGCGATCGGCTGCGCTTCCTCGGCCCGGCCTTGCGGCAGGGCGAAGGCGCTGCCCCGTTCGGCGGCATATTCGACGCGCGGTTCGCGGAAACCGGAGCCCCCCGCACCGCGGTCGCGCCCGGTGAATAGCGAATGCAGCGCGGGCGAGACCTCGGCCAGTCCCGATGTAGCCGATTCGCGCACTTCGCCGGTCTCGGCGTCGTAGCCCGGTTCGACCTGCCAGCGCCCCATTGCGTCGGCAGCGGGTGCCTGCGCGCTGCGGCGATCGCCCATATCGAGAGCGCGGCGCAGGCCGGAGACGATCATCCCCCGGATCGCGGCGGGATCGCGGAAGCGGACCTCGGTCTTGGCCGGGTGAACGTTGACGTCGACATCCTCGGGCGGGAGATCGAGGAACAGGGCGAGCACCGCATGCCGATCGCGCGCCAGCATATCCGCATAGGCACCGCGCACTGCGCCCGAGAGCAGCCGGTCCTTCACCGGGCGCCCGTTCACAAACAGATACTGGTGGTCGGCCACCCCGCGATTGAAGGTCGGCAGGCCAGCCACGCCGGTGAGCCGCGCTTCGCCGCGCTCGAAATCGAGGCGGACGCCATCCTGCGCCAGTTCCTTGGCCACGATCTGGGCAACGCGCTCGGCCTGCCCCTGCCCCGGCTGCAGTGACAGCGGGCGCCGGCCGGCATGCTCGACGGTGAAGCCGATCTCGGGCCGGGCCATGGCCAAGCGGCGCATCACATCCATCACCGCGCCGTATTCGCTACGCTCGGTGCGCAGGAACTTGCGCCGCGCGGGCACCTTGGCGAACACGTTTTCCACCCGCACGCGTGTGCCCGGCGGCAGCGCGGCGGGTCCATCCTCGATCTCGATCCCGTGATCGATCACGCGTCGCCAGCCTTCCGCCCCGCGCACCCGGCTTTCGAGCGTGAAGCGCGATACGCTGGCGATCGAGGGCAGCGCCTCCCCGCGGAAGCCGAGCGTGCGCACCTGTTCGAGCGCGGCATCGTCTCCCACGAGTTCCTCCGGCAGTTTCGAGGTCGCATGCCGCTCAAGCGCGAGGGCCATCTCGTCGGGCGACATGCCGCACCCGTCGTCGATAACTTCGAACGCGTCGCGTCCTCCGCCCTCGAGCTTCACGCTGATCTGCGTCGCGCCGGCATCGATCGCGTTTTCGACCAGTTCCTTGAGCGCCGAGGCCGGACGCTCGACGACTTCGCCTGCGGCGATTCGGTTGACCAGGTGTTCGGGAAGACGACGGATCTTAGGCATGCCGTCGCAACATAACCCCGCCTCGCCGCGAAGTCAGTCCGCAGGTGCGGATAATCACCGGCGAACTGCCCGAATCCTTTGGAATTCGGAACAATCTTGCGCTAGAGCGCGTCTCCTTACGGGAACCCTCTCGCACCGCGTCATGATTCCTCGCGAATTGGCGGGCGATAACAACTGGATAGATTGATTACATGAGCTGGTTCGGCAACCTCTTCAAATTCGGCGCCCCCAACATCGCGATCGACCTCGGTACCGCCAACACGCTGGTCTACGTGCAGGACCAGGGCATCGTGCTCAACGAGCCTTCTGTGGTGGCGATGGAAACCCTGAACGGCATCCAGGTCGTCAAGGCGGTGGGCGAAGACGCGAAGATGATGATGGGCAAGACGCCCGATTCGATCGAAGCGATCCGCCCGCTGCGCGATGGCGTGATCGCCGACATCGAAGTCGCCGAACACATGATCAAGCACTTCATCCGCAAGGTCACGGGTTCGCGCTCTATGTTCCGCTACCCCGAAATCACGATCTGCGTGCCGTCGGGCTCGACTTCGGTCGAACGCCGCGCGATCCGCGATGCCGCCTCCAACGCCGGGGCGAGCCAAGTCTACCTGATCCTCGAACCGATGGCTGCTGCGATCGGTGCGCACATGCCGGTAACCGAACCGGTCGGCTCGATGGTGGTCGATATCGGCGGCGGGACGACCGAAGTCGCCGTGCTGTCGCTGCGCGGTCTGGCCTACACTACCTCGGTCCGCGTCGGCGGCGACAAGATGGACGAAGCGATCATTTCCTACGTCCGTCGCCACCACAATTTGCTGATCGGCGATGCCACGGCAGAGCGGATCAAGCAGGATTTTGGCTGCGCGGTCGTGCCGGAAGACGGTGTGGGCGAACAGTTCACGCTGAAGGGTCGCGACCTCGTCAACGGCGTGCCCAAGGAAATCACGATCAACCAGGCGAATATTGCCGAAGCGCTGGCCGAACCGATCGGCGCGATCGTCGAAGGCGTGCGCATCGCACTGGAAAACACCGCCCCCGAACTGGCCGCCGATATCGTCGACCAGGGCATAGTGCTGACCGGCGGTGGCGCGCTGATCCGCGGGCTCGACGAGTACCTGCGCGAGGAAACCGGCCTGCCGGTGACGGTCGCCGAAGATCCCCTTACCTGCGTCGCAGTCGGCACCGGCCGGGCGATGGAGGAAGCGATCTTCCACGGCGTCCTGATGACGCAGTAACGAATACCGTCGGCGTCTGCCCGTCCCGGTCGGACGCCGGCCGCAACAGGAGCAGCGCCAAGCAATGGCATCGTTCACCCGTAGAAGCATCGGCTTCTCGCGAAAGGAACAGTATTCGAAGTTCACCGCCTGGGTCGTCGCGATCCTGGGGGCGGCGATCGGCGTGACGCTGCTGGTCCTGTCGTGGACGCGGGAAGATCGTTTCGAAAGCGCCCGCGGCGCTGCGGGCGACGTGGTGCGTCCCGTCGCGGTTGCCGGCGCGGGCGGACGCTCGACGTCGCAAAACCTGTTCGGCGAAATCGAGGCCTATTTCCAGGCTGGCAGCAAGAACCGGCGCCTCGAAAAGGACCTCGCCACCGCTCGCGTGCGGCTTGCCGAATTGCAAGCGGTCGAAACCGAGAACCGGCGCCTCAAGGAATTGCTCAACCTCTACGAGGACGATCGCGAACCGATCGTCAGCGCGCGCCTGATCGGCTCTACCTCGTCCAGTACGCGGCGTTTCGCCACGATGTCTGCGGGCAGCAGCCAGGGCGTCGAGCGCGGCATGCCGGTCCGCTCGGAGCGCGGTCTGATCGGCCGGGTGCTGGAAACCGGGCGCAACACCGCCCGCGTGCTGCTGGTGACTGACCGGCAAAGCACCGTTCCAGTCCGCCGCGCCGAAGACGGCCTGACCGCATTTGCCGAAGGCGAAAGCGATGGCACGGTGCGGATCAAGCTGATCGACCTGACGATCAATCCTCTCAAACCGGGCGACATTTTCGTAACCAGCGGATCGGGCGGCTATTACTCGCCCAATATACCCGTCGCGGTGGTAATCGAATTGCTGTCCGACGGAGCGATGGCGCAAGTGCTCAGCAACCCGGCGGCAACCGAGTTCGTCACCGTCGATCCGGTGTTCGACCCCGAAGCTTCCGCCGAGCTCGAATGATGGCGGTTGCCGTTCGCAGCAAGGTCAAGCGGCGACACGCCGGCGGACGGATCGGGTATGCGCCCTGGCCGCTGCTCGTATATGGTATGCCATGGGCCAGTGTCGCGATCGCGTCGCTCACGCCCCTGCTCCCGATCATCACGTCCGCTCCGCTGGTACCGCCGCTCGCGCTGCTGATGCTGATCGCCTGGCGCCAGTTGCGCCCCGGCCTTCTCCCCATCTGGGCGGGACTGCCGCTGGGGATGTGGAACGATCTGTTCAGCGGCCAGCCATTGGGCTGCGCTATATTGCTATTCTCGCTGACGATGATTGCGCTCGAACTGATCGAGATGCGCTTGCTGTGGCGCGGCTTTCTGCAGGAATGGATCATCGCGTCGACGATCGCGATTGCCTATCTCGCGCTCGGCGCCGTGATCGCCAATCCGGCCGATCTTGGCGCCGTAATGGTGCTCGGTCCGCAGGTCCTGCTGACCTTGCTCGCCTATCCCATCGTCAATCGCCTGGTCGGCATCCTCGACCGTATCCGTGTCCTGAAGCTCCGTCGTATCGCCTGATGTTCCGTCGCCGCCGTCCCCGCTCGTTCTCTCCGCCGCCCACGGGCGCGTCGTTGCAGAACGTCTTCGACCGGCGCTCGGTCATCATCGGTTCGGTTCAGGCCGGTGTCGGTCTGCTGCTGGTCGGTCGCATGGCCTATATCGGCGTGGCCGAAAACGAGCGCTACGAAGTCCTTTCGGAAAGCAACCGGGTGAACCTGTCGCTCATCCCGCCGCGGCGCGGGGCGATCGTCGATCGATATGGCACCCCCGTTGCTGCCAACCGCGCCGATTTCCGAGTCGACCTGATCCCCGAACGGATGGGCGACCGGCGCGAGGCATCGCTCGATCAGCTCGCCAGCGTGCTCAAGCTTTCCGATACCGAGATGACCGATCTGCGCGACCGGATCGAGCAATCGAACGGTTTCCAGGCGGTCGAAGTCGCGTCGAACCTCGATTACCAGCGTTTCGCCGCGATCAGCGTGCGGCTGCCCGATATGCCGGGCGTGGTCGCGCAGCAGGGCTATACCCGCAATTATCCGACCGGCCCGGCGGTGGGTCACCTGCTCGGCTATGTCGGGACTGCCAACAAGGAAGAATACGAAGCCGAAGACAAGCCGCCCCTGCTCGTCACGCCCGGCTTCAAGATCGGCAAGGACGGGCTGGAAAAGCAGTTCGAAGAACGGCTTCGCGGGGAGCCTGGCGCGCGCCGGACCGAAGTGACCGCCAGCGGACGGATCGTGCGCGAGCTCGAAACCCGCGAGGATACGCCGGGCGCGCCGCTGCGGCTCACGATCAACGCGGCCTTGCAGGATTACGCCGCGCGTCGCCTGGGCCCGGAAAGCGGGGCGGTGGTGGTGCTCGATACGGTCACCGGCGATATCCTTGCGATGGCATCGATGCCGTCCTTCGATCCGAATTCCTTCTCCGACGGCATCGGCCGGGTCGAGTATTCGATGCTCAACGAGGACGATCACAAACCGCTCCTCGATAAGACTCTTCGATCGCTCTACCCGCCGGGCTCCACGGTGAAACCCGGCGTATCGCTGGCATTTCTAAAGGCCGGTCTAGACCCCAACGAGACGGTCTATTGCGGTGGCGGCCTGCAGGTCGGCAACCGGTATTTCCGCTGCTGGAAACGCGGCGGACACGGCACGGTCGATATGGCCAAGGGCATCTACCAGTCGTGCGATACCTATTTCTATCACTTCGCGCAGAAGGTCGGGATGTCGCCGATCACCGCAGAGTTGAAGGATCTGGGGATGGGGCAGGAATTCCCGCTCCCGTTCGTCGATCAATATTACGGCACCGTCCCCGGCCCCGAATGGATGCGCAAGAAGTACGATCGCGAATGGCAGGCCTATGACACGGTGAATTCGACGATCGGCCAGGGCTACATGCTCGCCTCGCCCCTGCAGGTGGCGGTCATGTCGGCGCGCATCGCGATGGGGCGCAAGGTGATGCCACGCATCATTGCGAGCGACAAGAAGCCACAATTCGAAAGCCTGGGCTTCAACGCCGAACAGATCGCCTACATCCGCCAGGCGATGAGCGACGTCGTCAATGGGCCGGGCACCGCCGGGCGGGCACGGTTGCCGATCGATAACGTCCTGCTCGCGGGCAAGACCGGGACGGCGCAGGTCGTTGGCCTCAACATTTCGGACGGCAAGTCCGGCCCGTGGAAATATCGCGACCACGGACACTTCATGTGCTTCGCCCCGTTCGACAATCCCCGCTATGCCTGCGCGGTGACGATCCAGCACGGCGGCGGCTCGGGCGCGGCCTATCCCGTCGCGCGCGACGTGCTCACCTTCCTTTACGATCCCGACAAGGCGCTCGAATTGCTCCACGGTTACGAGAAAGCCTGGGGCGGTACCGCGCAGGCGCGCCTCGCAGCGAAGTACCGCGCGGCTGCTGCAGCGGCGGGAGAGACCCTTCCCCCCGGTGGCGGAAGCGCCCCCGGCTTCGTGGCGTCGGCCAAGCAGGGCAATGCGATCGAAGGCTCGGCCGAAACCCGTGCCAGCGACAATTATTTCAAGCCCGAGGCGACCAATGGCAATCCCGGCGCCGGAGGCGACTCATCTGCCGCGCGCCCGGCAGCCGGCACGCCGGCACCTTCGCCCTCGCCCGCCCCCCGCACGTCTGCCTCCACGGCAGGTGACGACTGATGGCGGCACCCGTCGTCCCCGAAAGCCTGTTGGGCTGGCCGTGGAAGATCACGCTGCTGCTGATCGCGGTGACCGGGTTCGGTGCTGCTGTCCTCCATTCGGCAGCGGGTGGCAGCTGGGAGCCCTATGCCGCCAAGCACCTCATGCGTTTCGGCGTGGCGCTGGTGATGGCGCTGGTGATGTCGCGCTTCAGCGATGCGGTCTATCGCTTCATGGCCTA is part of the Alteriqipengyuania halimionae genome and encodes:
- a CDS encoding beta-1,6-N-acetylglucosaminyltransferase, with the protein product MIAYFLLVHRYPAQFKRLFTAIYLPGNQYVVHVDKSSGEELERDISAFLKPYQGAELLESRDALWGGYSLVEAELRGMTRLLEMDSQWSHYINLSGQDFPLKSQNYIRQFFAANPGKQFIRALDQAKERPDTMNRISHMFIEEHGKMTATGVARPYMLGDTPFIGTQWKAVTRSFCEYVCHDRRVDRFKVFYRNSFIADEAFFQTVMMNSAGHGIVMNDDLRMIDWVPDGDIKLRPRNYEESDFEELRCSTDLFARKFDAEHETEILSLLENHIASPAADQYRAPGKTPRMPLSSPLSDRELIDA
- the mutL gene encoding DNA mismatch repair endonuclease MutL — encoded protein: MPKIRRLPEHLVNRIAAGEVVERPASALKELVENAIDAGATQISVKLEGGGRDAFEVIDDGCGMSPDEMALALERHATSKLPEELVGDDAALEQVRTLGFRGEALPSIASVSRFTLESRVRGAEGWRRVIDHGIEIEDGPAALPPGTRVRVENVFAKVPARRKFLRTERSEYGAVMDVMRRLAMARPEIGFTVEHAGRRPLSLQPGQGQAERVAQIVAKELAQDGVRLDFERGEARLTGVAGLPTFNRGVADHQYLFVNGRPVKDRLLSGAVRGAYADMLARDRHAVLALFLDLPPEDVDVNVHPAKTEVRFRDPAAIRGMIVSGLRRALDMGDRRSAQAPAADAMGRWQVEPGYDAETGEVRESATSGLAEVSPALHSLFTGRDRGAGGSGFREPRVEYAAERGSAFALPQGRAEEAQPIAADQDYPLGIARGQVANTYIVAEASDGLVLVDQHAAHERLTLERLKAAGAEAKMAQSQPLLMPDVIELDEADCDRLESAIDKMGELGLVMERFGPEAMLVRAMPAALKKAKPEALVRDIADDIAKHGEALLLGEKLDLVLATMACHGSVRAGRVLRVDEMNALLREMERTPRSGQCNHGRPTWVKLSMDDVEKLFGRH
- a CDS encoding rod shape-determining protein, with the translated sequence MSWFGNLFKFGAPNIAIDLGTANTLVYVQDQGIVLNEPSVVAMETLNGIQVVKAVGEDAKMMMGKTPDSIEAIRPLRDGVIADIEVAEHMIKHFIRKVTGSRSMFRYPEITICVPSGSTSVERRAIRDAASNAGASQVYLILEPMAAAIGAHMPVTEPVGSMVVDIGGGTTEVAVLSLRGLAYTTSVRVGGDKMDEAIISYVRRHHNLLIGDATAERIKQDFGCAVVPEDGVGEQFTLKGRDLVNGVPKEITINQANIAEALAEPIGAIVEGVRIALENTAPELAADIVDQGIVLTGGGALIRGLDEYLREETGLPVTVAEDPLTCVAVGTGRAMEEAIFHGVLMTQ
- the mreC gene encoding rod shape-determining protein MreC, which produces MASFTRRSIGFSRKEQYSKFTAWVVAILGAAIGVTLLVLSWTREDRFESARGAAGDVVRPVAVAGAGGRSTSQNLFGEIEAYFQAGSKNRRLEKDLATARVRLAELQAVETENRRLKELLNLYEDDREPIVSARLIGSTSSSTRRFATMSAGSSQGVERGMPVRSERGLIGRVLETGRNTARVLLVTDRQSTVPVRRAEDGLTAFAEGESDGTVRIKLIDLTINPLKPGDIFVTSGSGGYYSPNIPVAVVIELLSDGAMAQVLSNPAATEFVTVDPVFDPEASAELE
- the mreD gene encoding rod shape-determining protein MreD gives rise to the protein MMAVAVRSKVKRRHAGGRIGYAPWPLLVYGMPWASVAIASLTPLLPIITSAPLVPPLALLMLIAWRQLRPGLLPIWAGLPLGMWNDLFSGQPLGCAILLFSLTMIALELIEMRLLWRGFLQEWIIASTIAIAYLALGAVIANPADLGAVMVLGPQVLLTLLAYPIVNRLVGILDRIRVLKLRRIA
- the mrdA gene encoding penicillin-binding protein 2, whose protein sequence is MFRRRRPRSFSPPPTGASLQNVFDRRSVIIGSVQAGVGLLLVGRMAYIGVAENERYEVLSESNRVNLSLIPPRRGAIVDRYGTPVAANRADFRVDLIPERMGDRREASLDQLASVLKLSDTEMTDLRDRIEQSNGFQAVEVASNLDYQRFAAISVRLPDMPGVVAQQGYTRNYPTGPAVGHLLGYVGTANKEEYEAEDKPPLLVTPGFKIGKDGLEKQFEERLRGEPGARRTEVTASGRIVRELETREDTPGAPLRLTINAALQDYAARRLGPESGAVVVLDTVTGDILAMASMPSFDPNSFSDGIGRVEYSMLNEDDHKPLLDKTLRSLYPPGSTVKPGVSLAFLKAGLDPNETVYCGGGLQVGNRYFRCWKRGGHGTVDMAKGIYQSCDTYFYHFAQKVGMSPITAELKDLGMGQEFPLPFVDQYYGTVPGPEWMRKKYDREWQAYDTVNSTIGQGYMLASPLQVAVMSARIAMGRKVMPRIIASDKKPQFESLGFNAEQIAYIRQAMSDVVNGPGTAGRARLPIDNVLLAGKTGTAQVVGLNISDGKSGPWKYRDHGHFMCFAPFDNPRYACAVTIQHGGGSGAAYPVARDVLTFLYDPDKALELLHGYEKAWGGTAQARLAAKYRAAAAAAGETLPPGGGSAPGFVASAKQGNAIEGSAETRASDNYFKPEATNGNPGAGGDSSAARPAAGTPAPSPSPAPRTSASTAGDD